TTTTATCAACCGCAGAAAGCCATGTAATAAATCCAATGTAACACATGCtttaaaacattacttttttcaaataTCCCACAAATTCACCTGAAATTCCTTAACATTTCATAATTTTATAATTTACATTCCACATCATTAGATCTCACCATTAGACTTAACTATTGATATAATTAGTTTATGATGTTGAATATAGTCTCATTGTAATTCTTGACCATCAAAACATAGGGGTAAATATCACCTATTGTGATTTATCATGTTTGATTCAAGAGATATGATGGAAAATACATAATTTGGTTATGGCGGAAtccaaaatggccgccacagCTGTCTAAAGGCCTTCATTTATGTTGCATGTGGTATCATTGTAATCGTTGACCATCAAAACATAGGGGTAGACATCATCCTTTATGCAGTTGAATGTTTTGTTCAGGAGATATCATGCAAAATACATAATTTGGCTATGGCGGAAAGTAAAATGGCCGCCGCCGCTGACATGACGTTTTTTTGCGATGGCTAACGTACTTTTTTGAAAGAGCACTATCCAGTGAGTAATTGTGCCAATTTTGGTGCTTGTATCCACAAGTGAACGATTTCCATAAAAAAATGGCACTTAGCTGCTCCACTATTTCTGATGGAAGCTGTTCTGTTATCCAGAAGGCAGAAGCAGAAGTACAGTAGCAGTCACGGGATGAGTGATGTTGAAATGATACACAATGTAAGACAGATGACATGTCAAACTGGGCCTAATGTCAAGATTTGCTTTGCCAATAATTGTTTGTGTGGAATTATTGTCAACAATGCAAATGTATTTAGGGCAGCAAGAAAAGCTGTTAATTGAATGTCAAAGTCTAACTTGACTCGTTTTTGTGTTATATGTacaaatgtgtaactgtgtgcaACTGTTACTGCAACGTAGGCTACAGCTCATTATAGTGATTACTTTACACAGAATATTCAGCATTAATGTAACTTTACGTTTTTAATTGCTACAATTGCAAACTCATCAGAGGCTATTTGGAGTAAGTTTAATTGGTTACCATTAAAGTGCACATAGAAAGTTAGCCTTTGAAAAGCAAGACCAAATGTGCCAATAGCCTATTATTACCTTTACCACAGATAATGTAGTCCTTAGTAGGCCATGCTGGCTCCAGCCAACAGTTTTGTCATTTGttggatctgttttttttttttaaataaacaagtCTAGAGTCAACAGCTTTTCCACCCTGCCTCTTTCTGTCTTCTTCACACACTTAACATCAACACCTCCAGGACAGTTGAGAAAACAAAAGGATCATATTTCAAGTTACAGATGATGACATTTTGCATGGACACATCAGTTATTTCTTATCCAAGTACACTGATGCTGACTGACAGGATCAGTTTTGTCGAAAGCTGGACCTTCTAGAAAGGGAATCAAAAAATGTTATGCCTCTTCTAAAACCTGATATCCACATCAGGTTCCTGTCTTGAAATGTGCTCATTGGACCCCAGTTTTACAAATGCTCATTGTCCCATTCAGAATAATATTGTATAGGAGATTTAACTGTTTTGTGCCATACTTACTTCTGCCTTACGTAACGAATTTCTTGCGTTTCCGGGATGCATTAGTTTCTAACTTCATATGGAGAAAGATAATGCTATCCTCTAGTTTTCCAGCCACAACTCTAATCACCTTGGCCAAAGTAAAGCATGAATTATTGGACGACCTTCAAGTAAATAGGTTTGTCTTGAATGAGCCCTGCTTACAGCATTCACACAGCCAGTCATTGGATGTGGATATAATAATTTTAAGACATTTGCATAGATTTTGTTGGTAATACCAGGTCATTTTATCAAAGTGTAATTATGAATGcaggtttatttttttccttttgatgGGACCGTTCATACTGTGGTATAGGTTCTGAATAGTTCTTCCATCACTGGTTAGTTGCCCTCTGAAGGTGAAGCAGTCAGTGTAGTTACCTGGTTTAGTGACTGCTCCAACAGTCACTTTTAACAGGAGACATGTTGACTGTCATATGAAAAGCACAGGTTTAACAAATACCATTTTACTGTTCAAGGGTCCCAGTCAgccatgaacaataccaggaccttaAACCTAAATACACTTTTTTAGACCCTTGCTTTTCCTACAGGGACATCACAATGTCTTTCATGAAAAGACATGACTCAGGCTGCTCTAACAGTTTTGAGACCAGATATACCACCTCCTGAAAAGTTCTTTAACCACCACTAAATGCATAGGAACACGTTTTAACTGGAGTAAATGCAAAcggctaataaaaaaaaaaaattacaagatCTGCAGTTTATTTAGAAACCAAAACCTTTAATCACAGtataaacaaaagacaaaagttGAGGAATTAAGAACAATGAGTCCAGTATGTCCCGAAAAAAAAGTCTGTCATTCAGCAGGTCCTGAATCAGCTCTCCAGCATCAATCTGCTGCTGCAGCGCTGTTGCCTCACGTTGAAATGGGCACCACTGACAGACTTGACAACGGGAGGGTCCTGGTCCTTCAGCTGTGCTCGCCGGCCTGGTTTGCTGGCAACAATGTGCCTTCACAGCCATGGCGGACAAAACGGTTTACTTGGACCTCTGCCTCATCTTTCTCCTTTTACGCTTCAGCCTATAAAAGTAATTACACGAAACAATCAGCCGAAATTCTTTTCGTCACGGTGTAAAAAGACTTTATACTACTGCACAAAAACATGCGCTATGCATTCTTACCTGCGCATGCGCTTCTTTCTCCACTGCGAAAGAGAGACAACGTTAAATTAATTCCTCGTTTAATCAATGCATTTCTGAAGACATATATTCAAATGAACTAAAAGCATAGATTGTAAAACACGAATTGTACAGCTGAAAGCTAGTGTGCGTGCTGTGCTGGTCCTTCGACATGCTCAAgctcgctaacgttagctagcaaatGTTAGCACCACTGGAAACTACGATTATTTGATCATACGGACATAAAACACAAACCTTCGCCCTCATGTTGAGAAGGGAATGCTGAAAAACAAAGGGACAATGTAAAGGATTAGTTCgattgatttaaaaagaagaTGATTAACTTGGATTCTGATACCAACAGCTAAAAGGATTCACGTACCGACCGCTAAAGAATCGTCTCCAAGAAGAGCGTCATAATCTAGCGACGTCAAATTTATATGGGCCCTCCTACGTCACTTTCATTGGACTTCAGTAACACATGGGAAAAGTAGTTTTCTATAAAGTAAAGCGTGTACAGCAAAATCGGTACTCGGTGTATTAAGCCATTGCTGTAGctttttatgtgtttatgtgctctcttttattatttatataaccTATTTGCTGCTACCTGCCCTTTTGCACTATTGTAagttatatatatgtatgtttctaatggtgtgttgtgtgtattgtgtgtactgTGCGGTACTTGAGAGAAGACAAATTTCCAATGAGGTGGACAATACAGTCAATCTAATCCAATTATTATTTCTACATTACTTTGTACTGTGCACACATGCAGCAGACCTCACTGGTGTACTAATAAACCATACAAATATTCAAGAGAATTTTACAGCATAAATTGTATACATGTGATGGGCGATACTGTATTGCTTGATATTGTCTCTAGGGACCCAGCTACCATTAAGGACACAGAAGTGAGGTCCTCtgcatttttaaacacacacacacacacagtgaatgtGTTTTTAACCTGTGGGAACTTAAAAAACACACGTGGTAGAAATTTAACAAGCCCTTTCCAGTATGCTAAGAGTACTTTTAGGCTAATAAATGAAATATGTTAATGCTTATGCGTTTCTCCcaccaaatatatattttcttgcAGTAAAATTTGCAGTTTGTTTCTTTATGCTGGTCATTTAACTATTGGTGGCTGGTATTCTCTCACAAGTTCCTGACTTAGCTTTTGATAAATGCAATGTAATTAGAGTAAAATAACTCAGTGTTTCATTAATGTTCAAAATCCTGAATAACAGACTTTCACTAATCAGGACAATCTGAATACATGTTGAATACACACAACCcaaaaacacaaccacacaaatGATGTCAGGtggctttttaatgtttccaaaaaTAGTCTCTGAAATTGGGATTTGTTTTACAAAAGCATCCATATATCTCACAGGTATGGAATTCTTATGTAAACACAGACTGTCAGACTCACTGGTGGCACCACAAGACTGAATGCTGAATCCTTGGCAGGAGTTAGACCATCCACAACTGAGAAATTCATTTTTTACCAGTTAAATTACTCAACCAGTATATCGTAAATTGTCAGTTTTAGTTAGCTGAGCAACCTACAGTAGATTCCTAGACGTGTACACAATGTACAAGTAGACGGACCTTAGTGAGAGCAGTATAAATGCAGTAATTGTGCTGAAGTGAAAAGTATTAATGACCAATGTCATGCTTATAACTTCAGGGTTAAAGACAGGTGTTAGAAATTTATCCCATGACAAGTTTACACTCATTTCAAAAAGCATGGCTTCAGGTTTATGACCCCAAGAAAATTATCTAATGCCACACAATTACGCTGACACAGTATTGTGCATTCATCATCCTTGGCGACTCTCAaactcattttattttcaatatctTTCAGTCATATCTACAGTTATTGTGGAGAAAGGGACGAAGGCTCAAGGTCAGTCGAATTGTTAAATGTCCCAGTGAGTATTATGCCCTTGCACAAAATATCCTCTTTTGTAGCAGAGTTGGCCACTGTTAAGAGAACAAGGCTGTCTCAAAGACAGTTTAATTTACTAAGgatgggtgtgtgtatgtgttttataGGTGGAGTGCCAGAAACTAGGAGCAGCATCATCCCAGACTGACATCAGTTAGATTCAGAGGTATTCACAGCGCAAGTGCCTCAGACAGCTGGGACAGAAGGATTCGTGACGTCTGTTCTTTGGGTCATCAGATGTCTGTCAGAGAAATCTATTCTGTCGCTTCAGTCTCCATTGCCTGTCCGGTGGCACTCTCAACAGTCTTTGAggcctttaaaaagaaaacaaatattgaaattaaaaagGGATACATTTGTAACATGTATTCTTATTTCATAAAACATTCTGCCCTGTAACtcaccttctttttctttttcttctgagTCTTACGGCTGGCTGAGCTTTGAAGCAaagcctttaaataaaaaaagacaaaattacTTTCATAACCTCACAATACATCAACACATAATGGCTTTGAGAATGCCTAGTCAGCAAACAGAATGCTAGAGCGACCCCATTAGTCAAATCCATTCTTTTTCGAGAAGGGAATGCAATACCTTATTCATCAAACTCATTTTACCTTCAGCTCTGCGTCCTCCACTTCATGCTCAGACTTGTAGAGTTCTGGCTCAAAGAGGCTGTTTGTGATTCGCAGAGGTCCATTGGCCATGAGCAGCACGGTGAACTTGAACTGGGCAACAGTTTCACCTGGACAAAGATGAGGTTGATGAAGTTGCATTTAACAGTCCCACTTGGTATACAACTCATGTTTCAGTTCAGAGGGCAAAACAAAGCACGGACACTAGTGCTGTTCATTAACTGATTAAAACGCATGGTCAAAACTAATTGTTAGGATTACCCTTAGAATTGCATATTAGAGGAGGCATATGATGATTCTTATAAACAATGCTAATTAGATAGTTAAAAGAAGCATATTTGTACATCCTATTTAAAAAGCACTAATTTAAAGACTGCGCATGACTGCATTTTTTTGCAGAAGGACAATAATGCTGGAGAAATTTGCcagattttttaaattaatgaacTGATTAGTTGAACACATGTTTTTGACTTATTAATAGCTGCTCAGACTGAAAATAGCATCaaagcaaaaaaactaaacaaaaaaactaatatgTCTGCATTGCTGTAGTTGTGTTGTTTCAGGTATCAGTGAGACAATGAAATACAATCAAGGAAGTCCAGTTTGTACAATACATAGGTGAGTTTAAATGCTTATTAGAAATCCTAACCCTGCACCGCAATTTATAATACTATGAGACAGGATTTTACAACTGTAAAGTTTTTCCGGCAATATTAATTTTATGCAGTCACTTTATAAAGCAAGCCATCAGTAAAGTACGCTCGGACATATTTGACAGGCTGACGCAGTTTCACATATGAACTCCGGACAATGTCCGAGGCATCAGGTCCAGATATAGTCCAGAGTTTTTGATTTCACACAACAGCGTGCAGCAGACAGGACGCGAATTACACTGCGTCACTGAGGCGGTTCGTAATTTGGTCATAGACCACCGAGTCTCTTGCCATTCCTTAAATTTGTCTGACGATTTTGGTGTCGGCCCTTACCGACAGAGTTCCCAAATCTCGGCGTCTCTTCGACTATCCAACTGATTTGGACATTTGCATTCTTACATACAGCTCCGCCGGGTAATGTCTAGATAATTTCAGGTTTGCAGTACATGTGTTAAAAAGGGGCTCAAGACCACTGTCCAGTTGTTAACACCAGAAGAGGACCTGCAGCTGAGTGACAACGCTGCGGGGAACGAGGGGAACGACGGCAGAAAGTTAGCCACGCTCCCCAGGGTTCCTGCAAGGCCAGCATCCTTTCCTTGTTGATTGACAACCAAGGCATTTCTTGTATGTACGGTTTATTAGAAGCTGGGACAGCCAGAAGGCTTAGCTGTAATTAAATCCTGTAGGCCTAAAAACAAATAACCAGTACAACCTGGGCAGTGACATTTTTCTACAGATTTAGGTACCATGTGAAGTTTTCCTATAAGATTTTTCATGGTCTCCAAAACCCGTCATTACATCCTTCATTGTTCCACTCACCCTCTTTCTCATGCAGCACGTTGAATGGCTGCAGCAGCTCATGTTTGGCACACTCCACCACGCCCATCCTGGCCTTGCCTTCATCCTCAAATGCCCTGAggacacaaacagaaaaatgatATTTTGTTATtagataaaatgaaaaaaaaaaaagtgaaatatctGATCTGAAGTTTAAAGATTCTACCTCAGAGTGAAAGGCATTGTATCAAAGCGCCTCTCCATCTCACTGAAGAATGTCCGAGATGTTTTCATCTTTAGGCCATACACCTTGTTGGGGTCTCGTTTGTAAACGGTGGTCCTCTGACCTCCATCCTTTGCCTGAATTTCAAAACATTATATCAAAAATACTTTTCCTTAAAGACATTTGCAAAATTAAGCAAAACAAATCTATACCAAAAATTCCTCTCACCTTCCCCTCTCCAGTGCTGATGAGCACATCCACTGCATATACCTCATGCACCTCAAACTCAGCCTTGTCATGGTCCTTTCTACAAAAACAAGTGACAAGATCATCTACTGGTTATACACCCATCAGGTCAGTGACAGGAAGCACTTGCCGAGTGAACTCACTTTTGCTGGTCGGTTGGGTTTTGAATGATAGTTTTCTCCCCATCGATCACATGTTGTTTGAGCTGATGGGACAGCATGCCTGCACACATTGAAGGAGCCAAATTACATTCGGAAAATGTATATCGTTGAAATCACAGAGCTTGAAGGTGCCAAATGTTCACAAACACTCACCTTCAATAGGGGAGCACTTGAATGACTTTGCAATCTTGTTCCAGGCTTCTGTGACCTGTGTGTTCTGATGGAAGAGACACATAATGAGGTTTGTTAGACGAGGTGTGTACAGTGACGCCAACACTCCAGTCAGTGGTCAGGTTAGGAgtgttaaggcgctgacacaccaagccgataatcggccgttggacagtctggcgaggtcagtgactcgggTCTGTTCgttgtgttccgtgctgtcgtccgtccgaggtgccgtcgtccttcattttggccgatttgacctgtataatcggcgggacgggcactgccggcagtcggactcaaatgaccaatctgattggtagagtgctaacccggaaacggggagcgggatgagcgtgactaagtctctcaaaatctgacgaaaatcttttaaactgacctttgtcgatctgaaatgaagacagattcagcaactgcatggcctatttgtcgcttaaaatgttttcagaaacacgtttcggtgaactattttagtacaatatgagatcatattctgaacaagctgccatgacagtctgtctttgaatttcaggagaaaccagacccacgtgacgcgttcgtcagctgccggttttcatttttgggcggcaagcgccgcctgctgttatggagacgtattacgtctcgtcgctttggtgtgttccgaggcacttttttgaccaactcggggacactgatcagtccaactgccttttctgccgagggtcggccgtctggtctgtgtgtctgcagtttTACCTGGTTTCCTGGCTTAACAAGACGCAGAGCAGCCTCAGCACAGAGGTGAGCTGCTAAGATAACGTCAGCCTTCCGTCCGGTCAGTGGGTTGTCCTGAAGTGAAACAGGAGGAAAGTTAGAGGAAAGAGTCACAAAAGGACGAAATAAAGTATAACTAGCCGTTAATGGTGCGACTACCAGTAATTAAGTTAAGGGTGaggctatttgcacccctggtACAATTATCAGTGTATGCTATTCGTACCCTGGTGCAATTAAAAGTGCTATTCATACCCTGGTGCAATTAGAAATGAATGCTATTCGTACCCCGCTggtgcacacagcaatgtgttctattaataccccATCTGGTACAAATATCAATGTATGCTATTTGGACCCCTGTGCATTTACAGTACCTTGGGATATATTTACACAGTTATCCATACTACTCATGTATTACAcctttttggaatattatcgccctgacattcttaacctaaccataaccaatcccattCCTCttacctaaacctaacca
The genomic region above belongs to Sander lucioperca isolate FBNREF2018 chromosome 12, SLUC_FBN_1.2, whole genome shotgun sequence and contains:
- the pa2g4b gene encoding proliferation-associated protein 2G4b; this encodes MSGDDETQEQTIADDLVVTKYKMGAEIANQALKTVVGAGMAGVSVLSLCEKGDAFIMAETGKIFKKEKDMKKGIAFPTCVSVNNCVCHHSPLRSDSDVILKDGDMVKIDLGVHVDGFISNVAHSFVVGVTKDNPLTGRKADVILAAHLCAEAALRLVKPGNQNTQVTEAWNKIAKSFKCSPIEGMLSHQLKQHVIDGEKTIIQNPTDQQKKDHDKAEFEVHEVYAVDVLISTGEGKAKDGGQRTTVYKRDPNKVYGLKMKTSRTFFSEMERRFDTMPFTLRAFEDEGKARMGVVECAKHELLQPFNVLHEKEGETVAQFKFTVLLMANGPLRITNSLFEPELYKSEHEVEDAELKALLQSSASRKTQKKKKKKASKTVESATGQAMETEATE